One genomic segment of Kiritimatiella glycovorans includes these proteins:
- a CDS encoding right-handed parallel beta-helix repeat-containing protein, with amino-acid sequence MKPLLHRAVFAAALIFWGAAAADAALRLGGDWEDARFVLDWNSTPSTPYLIYHSSDLTGGWQLYSYAFGDADTNRTVRSFAPVGPGARPMFLRVMQGGDLLAVDNFSRADSAVVEAGHHVNRYTANPYTEYDDDTGSEMRVEGADLIFDLAGLDANSATLVSEGGPLTNMAFARRIDLTAILKPWDPTPPAGAFWGVGLTYGGEDAWPAAPVALELEGDGTARFFVNGTLTASNRLAGADPRFVTLSFDGASREASIFVDGRRIFHADGLAFDPAQPPQLVMHAFKPDGAESASFVVDRYLTSSHLTGEQRVVARMSVFNPIYYGADPSGVQNCVPAFRDMLDRLGTLRHASIWIPPGSYRLAEPLIVPASGNTSQYGLMIRGAGPGVTRFLVDNPDGGLKFEGTSISWMQLTVRDFSIVARRPGIAYGFEMWIPNTGVTQNRNLNVINVHAGPEEPGDGTYFDTAFQAVHCWYPKFENIMVWGNGNASNDTWDCGTGLKMVDCYNPLVESSTFHGVQTGIVYAAINKHPEDGKVRASRMTHCRTGVLIDIADVEDGGWEEPAFHINNNDFLTRDYGIYVNGMRQLFFSHNVFHCADAQGSAYLGTGTARAFRPTDIHLEYGSTAIIDHNFFAGPANTNRIGVRVRPDFEYVSILGNQFAMEGTAVKDDAPGTVFPKDNLYGDRFGISDDLVRYEGPDGIGDLQDGGFEADFPDPDGNRFEYGPSGVPWHFSGGAGYSEKNTAFTSGNPDPPQGDQVLFLQNTSEASQYVLLEAGTCTVSLYAAQRTNHGDPTQQVSVLLGALNGGTFQPGASGGYESFEAEFDLPAPGVYELIVRGIDGAGDSTVFVDDVRVVQP; translated from the coding sequence ATGAAACCTTTGCTCCATCGTGCGGTGTTCGCGGCGGCGCTGATTTTCTGGGGCGCGGCAGCCGCCGATGCCGCGCTGCGGCTGGGGGGAGACTGGGAAGACGCCCGCTTCGTCCTCGACTGGAATTCGACGCCGAGCACCCCCTACCTGATTTATCACTCCTCGGATCTGACCGGGGGCTGGCAACTGTACAGCTATGCGTTCGGGGACGCGGACACCAACCGTACGGTGCGCTCCTTCGCCCCAGTCGGCCCGGGGGCCCGGCCGATGTTCCTCCGGGTCATGCAGGGAGGCGATCTGCTGGCCGTGGACAATTTTTCTCGTGCCGACAGCGCCGTCGTCGAGGCGGGTCATCACGTCAACCGCTACACGGCGAACCCCTACACGGAATACGATGACGACACGGGATCGGAGATGCGGGTCGAGGGGGCCGATCTCATCTTTGATCTGGCGGGGCTGGATGCGAATTCGGCAACGCTCGTCTCCGAGGGCGGCCCCCTGACGAACATGGCGTTCGCACGGCGGATCGACCTCACCGCCATCCTCAAACCCTGGGATCCCACTCCACCGGCGGGTGCCTTCTGGGGCGTCGGGCTCACGTACGGCGGCGAGGACGCCTGGCCGGCCGCGCCGGTCGCGCTCGAACTCGAAGGGGACGGGACCGCGCGATTCTTCGTCAACGGAACCCTCACGGCCTCGAACCGGCTGGCCGGAGCCGACCCCCGGTTCGTGACGCTTTCTTTTGACGGGGCGTCGCGCGAGGCTTCGATCTTCGTCGACGGCCGCCGGATCTTTCACGCCGACGGCCTCGCATTCGATCCCGCCCAACCCCCGCAGCTCGTCATGCACGCCTTCAAACCCGACGGCGCCGAATCGGCCTCGTTCGTGGTGGACCGCTATCTCACCTCGTCACATCTCACCGGCGAACAGCGTGTCGTCGCACGCATGTCGGTATTCAATCCGATCTATTACGGCGCCGATCCCTCCGGGGTTCAAAACTGCGTGCCCGCCTTTCGTGATATGCTCGACCGGCTCGGCACCCTGCGCCACGCCTCGATCTGGATTCCGCCCGGGTCCTATCGGCTCGCCGAGCCGCTGATCGTGCCCGCCTCCGGCAACACCTCGCAATACGGGCTGATGATCCGCGGCGCCGGACCCGGCGTCACGCGCTTTCTGGTCGACAACCCCGACGGCGGATTGAAGTTCGAGGGCACTTCGATTTCATGGATGCAGCTCACGGTGCGCGATTTTTCCATCGTCGCCCGACGCCCGGGCATTGCGTACGGGTTTGAAATGTGGATTCCGAACACGGGGGTCACGCAAAACCGAAACCTCAACGTGATCAACGTCCATGCCGGGCCGGAAGAACCCGGCGACGGAACCTATTTCGATACGGCCTTCCAGGCGGTGCACTGCTGGTATCCGAAGTTCGAAAACATCATGGTGTGGGGAAACGGGAATGCGTCGAACGACACCTGGGACTGCGGGACGGGGTTGAAGATGGTCGACTGCTACAACCCGCTGGTGGAGAGTTCGACTTTTCACGGGGTGCAGACCGGGATCGTCTACGCCGCGATCAACAAGCATCCCGAAGACGGCAAGGTGCGCGCCTCGCGGATGACCCACTGCCGGACGGGCGTCCTGATCGACATTGCCGATGTGGAGGACGGCGGGTGGGAAGAGCCGGCGTTTCATATAAACAATAACGACTTCCTCACGCGCGATTACGGGATCTACGTCAACGGCATGCGCCAGCTCTTCTTCAGTCACAACGTCTTTCACTGCGCCGACGCGCAGGGCAGCGCCTACCTCGGCACGGGGACGGCGCGGGCGTTTCGTCCGACCGACATCCATCTCGAATACGGATCCACGGCGATCATCGATCACAACTTCTTCGCGGGTCCCGCGAACACCAACCGCATCGGCGTTCGCGTCCGTCCCGACTTCGAGTACGTGAGTATCCTCGGCAACCAGTTCGCGATGGAGGGCACCGCGGTAAAGGACGACGCGCCCGGGACGGTATTCCCGAAGGACAACCTCTACGGCGACCGATTCGGGATCAGCGATGATCTCGTGCGTTACGAGGGTCCGGATGGGATCGGCGACCTTCAGGACGGAGGATTCGAGGCGGACTTCCCCGACCCCGACGGCAACCGGTTCGAATACGGGCCTTCCGGCGTACCGTGGCATTTCAGCGGCGGGGCGGGGTATTCCGAAAAAAACACGGCCTTCACCTCGGGCAACCCCGATCCTCCGCAGGGCGACCAGGTCCTGTTCCTGCAGAACACGAGTGAGGCCTCGCAGTACGTTCTTCTCGAAGCGGGAACCTGTACCGTTTCCCTGTACGCCGCCCAGCGCACGAATCACGGCGATCCGACCCAGCAGGTCTCCGTGTTGCTTGGGGCCCTGAATGGAGGGACCTTCCAGCCCGGTGCGAGCGGGGGCTACGAATCCTTTGAGGCCGAGTTCGATCTTCCCGCCCCCGGCGTCTACGAACTGATCGTTCGGGGCATCGACGGGGCGGGCGATTCGACCGTGTTCGTCGACGACGTCCGTGTGGTTCAACCCTGA